The Oncorhynchus kisutch isolate 150728-3 linkage group LG14, Okis_V2, whole genome shotgun sequence genomic sequence ctagaagtaacaaaagcatggattaattgtTCTGCAAAGTTTTTGAAGGCctggaggcattggcttgagggggctaaacaccctttcctcatttggactgaccaccgcaatctggagtacatccgggtgGCAAGGAGACTGAACcgtcgtcaggcaaggtgggctatGTTTTTCaccctttcctacagaccaggttcccagaacgctaaggcagacgcactgtcccggatgtatgacacagagcaGTGGTCCATGGAAGCCACTACCATACTTCCGGCTTCTTGGCTGGTGGCActggtggtatgggaggtggacgcggacatcgagcggacGTTACGTACAGAGCCCACTCCCAGCCAGTGTCCAGTTGGGCGTCTGTACGCTCCGTCTAATGTCTGCAATCGTTTCATCTGttgggctcacacgtcaccctcccctggtcatcctggcatcggtcaGAGAGTACGCTGTTTtgctgggaagtactggtggtccactttagctaaggacgtgagggtttatgtttcgtcctgctcggtgtgcgcccagtgcaaggcacctagacacctgcccagagggaaattacaacccctacccattccacaacggccgtggtcgcacctgtcggttgACTTCCTGACGGATCTTCCTCCGTCACAGGGAACACCACGATCCTGattgttgtggatcggttttctaagtcctgccgtatCCTTCCTTTACCCTGCTCTACAGACTGCATAGGCTCTGTTCACCCacatcttccggcactatggggtgcctgaggaaatagtttctgatcgggttggtcgaagttggtgcctctccttgttctggcagcgttcggcggtcgacttCACCGGCTTTCTAACCTCCACCGATCTACATttatttttccatttgttttgtctgtattgtacacacctggttcccattacgttTGAATTTAACCCTCTGGAGCCATcatggttttgtgtgtgtttattgttgtcagtTGTCTCGTTTATGTGATTCTGGATTTTCGTTCTCCTTGTTGGAAGATTatatttgagtaaagttactattattactcatctctgtgtcctgcgcctgactccacctTCCCCACATCACCTAGACTCTGACAGTATGCACATTTTCATTTGGTTGCGATCTGCCAAACAAATTTAAAGAAGTTGCAGCAGTAGCATTCCCACCTTCATCACTGCTCTTCTTGTGCAAGGCTACATTAAGTGCTAAAATGAAGCTATACTTTTTCTAGACCAGTAGttttaaaagtgaaataaaatgaGAAAAGCAAGCTATATCTAGCTAAGTAAGCTGTAGTTACCATAGCACTCCTGATAGCCAGCCAGCAAAGATCTAGCTCTCCTGTTAGCAAGCCAGCttacgttagctagcaagctttACTCCATGCAGCTGCAGACATAGCCACGGGATGAAGGGGTGCTGAGGTTGCTGTAGCACCCCGTGAAAAATGTGAATTCTCTACAACAACACAATCTATTAGCACTCCCAGGGCTGCTCCCCCCGGGTGTGTTCAGTATGACAGAATGGTGTTCAGCATTTAGATAAACGGTGCTTTACTGAATGACCAGTTAAATAATATCCTGATTATGGTGGCCCagacagtgtttgtgtgtatggtgTACTGACAAGTTTTGCAATTTCAAATGGTCACACCTATATTGATCAGGCCACACCTCGCCACATCCACCAAACTGGAGCAAATGTACCGCAACGGCTGGGGAGTATTTATTCTGCAGATTCTGATGCAAAACGTTTCATAAACGGAAAGAAGCTGGGAGGGATTTTGCTTCTTAAATTGTCAATGATTTCCGTCATGAACTTATCCCCGTTTAAGAACAGTGCTCACCGTTTTGGGGAAACGTGTCATTCCGTACAAACCGCCATGCAACGCAGTATACTTTGAACTGAACGCACCCCTGCACACAACatatggggtgtattcattagttgcAACGGCAAACATTTAGCAAGGTAGATCCCTCAACGTTTGGTTCTGTTTCCTTCCATTTGGTTAAGTGCAGTTCcttgagaacacacccttgttcTGTGAGGTTTGAGTGTGCCAGACAAAGAGAGGTATGAATAGAGATATCACTCAGGCAGGCAGTCACTGTGAAAATGATTTATTGGTATACTTTTAGTcatttatttttaattgaaaGTTGATTCAGACCTACAGGtaagaagtatatatatatacacacacacacaaatacatttttataaaaatgtataCATATAAATAATATGAATCCCttaatatacatttttttctctcattcagGTTAACATGTCCGGCAAAGCATGTTGGAATTGAAATGCTGAGTTCACCCCCCTTAGCAAGGGCTGTAATAGGAAACGTGACAACTTGCACCAGTCCTCGGACATCAAGAATTGTGTTTCCAGATACCTTTCCGGAACCAACACTGAACTCATTCATATGTTCTCTCTGCTTTAAATAAGTATACTCAAAAACCAAAGGGCATAAAAAGAATATGGTCATGGGCTTCACCAAGCAACTCACCACAACATGAGGGACTTGAAGCAGAGCAAGAAGGGACTGTTATGGGGTCCTGTTGACCGAGTCTGATGGATGAGGCCATAGGGTGCCTGTCCAAGTACAACTACCTGAAAACATTCAGTCTCCTGCTACACTTCAAATTTGCCAAAGAAGACATGCTTCAGGCTGTGTCAGAGGTCATGAGAGGTAAACTAATACAAGAGCTACAAGATCAACGTACAGTATTTCAAATGAGTATCAAATAAGCCTGTTGAACTGTCTTCAGGCATACGGTTGTATTTTTAGTTTTAGACAAAGATATTGGCCAAAAACATGAATGGGCCATTTCGGATGCCATTCATCCAGTTTAGTGTTTGGTTTTTTGAAGTCTGACTGTcctgtgctgatctaggatcaggtcctccctgtccatataatcttattcataTGATCTAAAAGGCCAGACTGATCCTATATCGGCACTCCTTTTCTCAGGAAGGTTCTGGCGGGGAGACGGCAGCAGCTTTAGCTCAGAATAGGGAATCACTGCTGATCCGGGCACTTCAACGGAATTCCTGGAAATGGGGTACGTTTCTGCCGATAACTATGGAAAACTGTTGAAATGAGCCTGAATTCAAGCAATAGCATCACACACATTGGGGGGTGGTCTTATTACTGAATTATAAATGTTGTGACTTGTTTTCATGTTAAAGTCAGTAGTCACTATTAACATTTCCTGCACATAAAATGACTTTCTATAGGGTACGCAATAAGTTAATAATGGCCTGGGTAAAATGATTGAGAGAAGGTGAGACCCAGTGGTGTGGCTCCTTGTTCTTTCTCCCCTGCAGGTGAAGCAGCGGTATCGGGAGCAGTGGGAGAAGCAACAGAGTTGGGAGCAGTGGGAGAAGCAACAGAGTTGGGAGCAGTGGGAGAAGCAACGGAGTTGGGAGCAGTGGGAGAAGCAACGGAGTTGGGAGCAGTGGGAGAAGCAACGGAGTTGGGAGCAGTGGGAGAAGCAACGGAGTTGGGAGCAGTGGGAGAAGCAGTTGGGAGTTGGGAGCAGTGGGAGAAGCAGTTGGGAGTTGGGAGCAGTGGGAGAAGCAGTTGGGAGTTGGGAGCAGTGGGAGAAGCAACAGAGTTGGGAGCAGTGGGAGAAGCAACAGAGTTGGGAGCAGTGGGAGAAGCAACAGAGTTGGGAGCAGTGGGAGAAGCAACAGAGTTGGGAGCAGTGGGAGAAGCAACGGAGTTGGGAGCAGTGGGAGAAGCAACGGAGTTGGGAGCAGTGGGAGAAGCAACGGAGTTGGGAGCAGTGGGAGAAGCAACGGAGTTGGGAGCAGGACCGATCAGCCTGGACATGAAGAAACTGAGGCTGCACAATCATGTTAAAGCATTCCAACATTATATCATCAGTTGCCGAATGTGGTGGTTGTAAAGTTTGTTGCATACTAAGCAAAATGATGTGAGGGATGTTGAGTGTTACAATCTTGGGGCTTTGCTATGTTTATAGGCATTTGCTAATTTAAAAGACTTTAAAAAACTAAAATCATCTTTGCCTGCATGTTTCCCTGCGCTCAGGGAAGATTCGTATCCCAAAATGGTACAACATAGACAAGGTTATACAATAGGTGGACAAATAGGGCATGATAGTTATACATTAAATTGAATAAAAGCTACAATATGTAAATTTTTGGgcaaaataaatgtgtgtttatacatctgtcattctcattgaaagcaagtctaagaagcggtagatctgttctatgtaagCTATTTCTATCGGTCCCTTTAGTTTGGGTGTcctttactttcggttttgttgtgtacaccagctgaaaatacaatatttttggttataaaaaatatatttcacagcggtttagatggtacaattatTTGCGACACAATGACTGCCTGTTATCTCacaactgaaattaggcaaactattttaattttagcaaccaggaaatggaaaGATTAATGCATATTCCACCTTTGAGAAATTAAATGTTATTCTTTTGAGCTCATGGTGTAGCCAATGAGGCGGAGAAGctggaggaggacaggaagaagGTGAAGTGCCGCAAGAAATCTGAAATAGGGTAAGTGCCTCCCATTGGAAGGGTTCAGCCTagtggactgaaataggtgcccgTACTCTTGTTGGGTGCCTTTACCGTtcatatttaggtgcaggaacaCCACAACactttgagctaatattctatgaggtggaggagctcaagcagtagaaaaagTGAGGTGCCAGTGCTCAGCTTCGGTGATCTCATGCCTAAGTGGTTCAGTCAGGGATAATAGCAGAATAAATAAACCAGcaaaactgaaaaacagctacaACAAGCTGTTGTTCTTATGGATCAAACTGTTTCCTTCCTAAGGCAATGATTGACCCCCCAGTACCGTACCCACCTGAAGAGGAAAGCACAGGTGGCTCTGGGGGAGCTggtatgtccttgttttttaactGCTGTGAATTGACATGATGGGATCATTCCTGCTCACCCAACTTCTGCTTGTAATGTGTCTGTTGTCCATTAGGAGGCAGACTGCAGGATCCTGGGAGTCCTGCTGGAGAGTGCACGTCTGGAGGGAATTGAAGCACATCAAGGAGCAACTCCAGCTGGAAAAGGAAGCAGAGTTTGTCGTCCTGTACAGGTCGGTAATAGCATGAGCAGTCCCGGAGGCTGCAGGAGGATGAGTGGAGACTGCAGGAGGATGGGTGGAGGCTGCAGGAGGATGAGTGGAGGCTGTAGGAGGATAAGTGGAGGCTGCAGGAGGATGAGTGGAGGCTGTAGGAGGATAAGTGGAGGCTGCAGGAGGATGAGGGGAGGCTGCCGACCCAGAGGATGTCCTAGCAGGGCTAACAGGACAAGGTCCTGAACCAGGATGTGTGTTCTGAATTGCTAAATCACTTGATTAGTTGTGTCCCATGTTCATACTCGTCTTTCTCTCGTAGATTCAACACAGAACCCGTTCAGCCTGGACATGAAGAAGTTGTGAGGCCAAAAGGACACGGCACAATCATATGTTCTTATACATTTGTACAAAGAATGAAGTATACCAACTTCATGCTTATATGTTAATTGCTGAATGTGGTGGTTGTTAGTTTTGTTACATATTTAGCAAAATGATGAGGGATAGTTTATAATTCAAAgaatcatttttaaaaaatctataaaCAAGACTTAAGATTGTGAGTTTTAGTTATGTAATTAAAACATCTATTTTCTTTGCTTGTCCGTTTCTCTGCACTCATGGAAGAAACactttgtcacacaatacaacaAACAATTTATCATTGACAGAATAATTAGATTAATTTCCTTAGTTAGATATCTGCTATTTATCATAATTATCAACCTATAAAACATATGTGAAGCATATACAATACTTTAGAGCCAATCTGTAAGATTTACTCTTTGATTTGGAAGTTTTTGATCTAAATACCTTGTTGAGATTCGTACTAAAGATACATACCccgttgtttgtttttgttttcatacAACAGGGCTGTCAAATTCATTCCATTCCTAGTGTCTACATGTTAGtgtttttttctttcaattaaaACAACCAGGTGCGTGGActtctttactaattagtgaccttaattcatcaattaaGTACAAGGAAGGAGCGGAAAACCTGCAAATACTTGACCCtgcgtggaatgagtttgatatGTGTCATACAACAAATATTTGCAATTCTTTGGGCCTACTTGATACCAATACACATTTCTATGAAGTGCTTGTGTGAACAGAATTGCACAGCAGTGAAATGCATTAAATGCATGTCTTGATGGAGGTACATTTCACTGCTTCTAAATAAATTGTTCTTTATCAACTTATACCTGGTCATGATACATCTTATATGAAATACCAACATGACGAATACATAAatagtaaataaatgaacactttCACAAACATAGTTAATCTTTGATCTTATTACTGTTGCTATTTCACCACAGATGGATGGATATACGTGCAGCATCAGATAAGGTTTTACAGCTGGTTCCCATCAAGAGCCATGCTGTGTACACAGTCACGGCTCAGTTCTCATCAACATAGAGGACAACTTGAACAGGAAACGCTGAGTGGGCGTTTTAACTTCCTGTGCCCGACCATGTGTCAATGTCAGGACCTGTACACTGAAGGATTACAAGCAGCCAGCAGTATCATGATGTTCTTACAGCTTGTATTCTCATGTCAGACCCGTGATCACAACACGTGAGAAAACAACTTTGATCGTGTGAGTAAATTCAGTGGACatctgctcatcaaacatctcattccaaaatcatggacattaatatggagttggtcctcccgttgctgctataacagcctactcttctaggaaggctttccactagacattGCTGCTGGGATTTGTGAGgtcgggcgattaggcctggctcgcagtcggcgttccatttCACCCcgaaggggttgaggtcagggctctgtgcaggccagtcaagttcttccaaaccgatctcaacaaaacatttctgtatggacctcactttgtgcacaagggcattgtcatgctgaaacaaggaagggctttccccaaactgttgccacagagttggaagcacagaagaGTCTAGAATGtcgttgtatgctgtagcattaacatttcccttcactagaactaaggggcctagcccgaaccatgaaaaacagccccagaccaatattcctcctccaccaaactttacagttagtactatgcattggggcaattAGTGTACTcgggcatctgccaaacccagatttctCCGTTGGGCtggcagatggtgaagcgtgattcctccttccagagaacgcgtttccaaaggcgacgagctttacaccactccagccgacacttggcattgcgcatggtgatcttaggcttgtgtgcggctgctcggccatggaaacccatttcattaagctcttGACAAACAGTTagtgtgctgatgttgcttcctgggacagtttggaactcagtagtgagtgttgcaaccgaggacagacgacactatgcgcttcagcactcggtggtcccgttctgtgagcttgtgtggcctaaaaCTTAGCGGCTGAGCTGATAGATGTGTCCACTTCACAattacagcatttacagttgactggggcagctgtagcagggcagaaatgaaatgaactgacttgttggaaaggtggcatcctatgaaggttccacgttgaaagtcactgagctattcagtaaggccattctactgccaatgtttgtctatggagattgcatggctgtgtgctcgatattatacacctgtcagcagaaAAATACCACTGAATCAATATAGTATCTgattaatatactgtatgtatattatATGTACTGTGTCCTTTTTACAATatgtttttccttctctctgttttGACAGCTTTGCAATCGTATTTGTAATACTATTTATTGTACAATGAAGAATATGTTCATAACACACTCAAGACCAAATTAATCAACTCGTTTTTTTGAAGTGACAATTGAGTCCTTGGTTCACATTTTAAAACACAAATAGACCTATTAGCCATAATTCCTTTTTATTTGAACCATAATACTTATTTGACCCTTTTTCCCCAATCTTCTTGGAAGACAACAGCATCTCATTagctatatttttttatttatttattttggccAAAGGGGCTTTGGTCCAAAAGCAAAGCAATAGTtcgaagagagagacatggaatgTTGAACATATAGTTGATAGAGAATAGCTACACATCATTGACCAATAACACATCAACCACCATCAAATGACAAACATTGTCTGTGAAGGCTGCCATTACAGAATAGAGGTCCCACACCTACATACCCAGATATACTTTGCGTGTGGTGGTGCGTTGCCAGACTTTGTCTGAGATAGATGAAAATCAAGGTTCCGATGTGTGGAACCGGGGGTTATAATGATAGGTATGCTCTAAACGAGGATGACATACTGGGTAAAAGATGTGGGACTCTACACATGAAACGGCACATACGTTTTTTACAACATCCCATGGAAGAGAAACCAGTCGGAAGAAAGAGAAGTAGACACTTGAGGCACTAAAAGTGAGGCCTTCAACTTTCCCCATGTGGTGAGTTAGTTTTTCTAAAGGATGAGATTGTGTCAGTTCAATCTGAAACACTTTCTTTATCCACTCAGGAGCCAAACGTCAGTAAAACAGTGGGAATGTGAGGCAGAGTTTAATGTGCATAGTTGTCTTTACTGCATGTTCAAGCTGGTTCGAGGTTGAATTACACATTACCACAGATAGAACAGTAACAACTCCTAAACAGTCATTGGGGCTTATAAATTCAGGGGATTATAATACTCAAACTCAGTTCTCTTACAGTAAGGATGTACAGCTGTAGTACCAGTAACAGTGTTATGTATTTTTGTGACAACGTCCTATAAATATGTCTATTTTATGTCTCTGTAAGACCAATGATTGACGATCAGGTCATTCCCAGCAAATGCAAGTGGTCTCTTAAAAAAATACAGCAGTCTTTGGAATGCAGTAACATAGTGTAAAGTAAGACTGTATCCAGCTGTAAAGCACATTCTCACATATTTATTGGCACCAAGTTTAACACTATgaaatgctgtctgtctgtttttaccATATTCTGTAACTCTCCACAATGGACTCACCTTTCCAGCATGGACCTTTGACACCATTAGCATGCTAAGCATTGAAATGTTTTGGACCAGAGTAGAATCCAGTTCACTTACTCTGTCTCTACCACAATTCACATTTCTTTAAGGTTCTGTGATTGTTGGCGTCTACGTTCTCCATGCTACGTTCTCCTATCCATGTTGATGTCTACAGTAGGCCAACGtacattttgaaaatgactttgtcTGTCGATATGAACAACATGGAAGTCAAGTGGGACAGGTAAGGAAAAGACAACACCGTTCAATCTAAGTAATGGTAACCAAGTATttggttttctgtttgtttggTCTGGGTATGAAatggcccctattccctacataggctGTGTTTAGACACCCAGCACAATtctgatatatattttttcagatcagctctgaaaatgaTCTGTTTGGAAagatcagatgttattggtcaaaaaTAGAATGAGTGAAaataaatatcagaattgggctgcctatgTAAACATAgccgtagtgcactacatttgacccgGTAAATATAGGGAATAAAAGGGTCATTTCAGGCCAAGATCGATTCCTGGTAAATGTTAGCCTCTTGATTAGTGGACCATGTACAGCCCAGATTATTTGACCTAATTACCACACATCTAGATTAGGCAACTCCATTGATCCCACAGACCAGACTCAGAATGATTAGTGACATGAACACATTGGATCAAGcaggcctgggttcaaatactattccaaatacaaatatatttaagCATTTGCTTTAGTCTGCATGGAGTGCCAGGTGGGTGGGGTTTGCCTTTTTTGGACATTTCTATTGGTTCAATTGCTACAGGAAAGCTTCAAAAAAGTACCACTTAAGCATTTAACATGATTTgaaagtatttgaacccagatcttgACCACAAAGGGAAACAGTGACGAAAGAAATGGGGAGAACATAGTAAGTGGCGTATAAAACATACACAATCATTTCAACAGTGGTTAGGTAAGAGTCCCGCGGGGTGGGAAGGAGTGTGTGTGCCTTTTGATTGGTTGGTTGTATTTGGCATTCATCATGGCATTGAGAAAGAGGGCGGGCACCACCAGTGCGGCAGAAGGGTAGTCAAGGAGCCTCCCGgcgggggggacacacacacgaCTCTTCCTCATCACGCCATCTTCAGAAACTGTTCCACTTTGTCCTCCTCCACTGCGTCCGAAAACATCTCATAGTTCTGGAGGAAAGAGAGCAAACAGAGTATAAGGTATTATAAAGGGGTCATATCATAACATGTTTATGCCATCTAAGTAAACAGTTACCTACCTTTTCATCTATACTTATTATCCTCATACCGTTAGATAAACACTCAACCCTATCATATCTCACAAATATTCATTCTCCCTTCCTTACCCCACAGTACTGGTCCTCATTGAAGATCTGTGGCGGAACAGCCGTGGGGTTCCCTGCCTTGCTTCTCATCTCGTCCCTGACCTCCCCGCCCACTGAGATGTCAATCAGCTCGTACTGGATGCTCTTACTCTCCAGTATCCTCATCACCTCCGCCTGCTGAGACTTCacctggagggggagaggaaagggtcAGTTCAGGATCAGGGATCCATTgcacttttcacactactgagcctagcTAAACTGAGTTTAGCAGTACtggcctgattatacatttaACATAGCGCTGAAAAGGGCAATGTGAAAAGACATATCAGAGCCAGCACGGTACAGTTTGGTAAGACAGTGTGAAAAGGGTGCAAGCTTTACTTGTAGTACCAGGCACCAAACAGTCAGAGATCTGCTTTGTTAAATGTCTGCTGTTAAGAAGGGAGGTAGAAGTGTTAATGCCACCCATCTATGATTatcctgacagagagacagaaaacggCTAAGTAGATCTAAGTAGTCTGCTTTGCCTTTAAAAGCTAAAAGGGTTTATCTAATGTGTGGTTGATGATTAATTGTGCAACACTATCTTGTTGGGCCGGATTGAGGAAGTTGGGGGATGGGGGTGTGTTTGCTATGTGTAACCACGTCTACTTCACCCACCAACTACATACAGCCTGGCATTCCATGGGCAAGGCAGGAAGACACCACGCACTACTGAAAGCCGATTAAAATTACCATTAGAAAACAAGAGGAAAGCTAGGGCCAAACCGAATGACTGAATCCCTTATTTTTTTTGTAGAAGAGGTGAAATTACATAATTTATGGCTAAACATGTTCGAAGTCTTCGATTAAAAAAGATCGTGAATCATATGACCCGA encodes the following:
- the LOC109903520 gene encoding SH3 domain-binding glutamic acid-rich-like protein 3; the encoded protein is MGVKLYYTTVTASREVKSQQAEVMRILESKSIQYELIDISVGGEVRDEMRSKAGNPTAVPPQIFNEDQYCGNYEMFSDAVEEDKVEQFLKMA